In Sulfolobales archaeon, a single window of DNA contains:
- a CDS encoding 50S ribosomal protein L37ae: MPRKKVVGIAGRFGARYGSSLRKRWKAVMERRYSEYRCPYCGKISVLERIAVGIWRCPKCGATWAGGAYTPTTEVGSTITVVKAEKPQ, from the coding sequence CTGCCTCGGAAGAAAGTTGTAGGGATTGCCGGGAGATTCGGAGCTAGATATGGATCTTCTCTTAGAAAGAGATGGAAAGCTGTTATGGAGAGAAGATATTCAGAATATAGATGCCCATACTGTGGTAAGATCTCTGTACTTGAGAGAATCGCTGTAGGCATATGGAGATGTCCTAAGTGCGGTGCTACATGGGCTGGAGGAGCTTACACCCCCACTACAGAGGTTGGCTCGACAATAACAGTAGTTAAGGCCGAGAAACCTCAATAA